The Malus domestica chromosome 10, GDT2T_hap1 nucleotide sequence tgTTTATGTTAATAGAATTCATGTTACACTTAATAAATGAGAAAGATAAGTGAAAAATGCAAATGAGGAAGGTAGCTAGATTCTTCTGTTCACACCTCGTCCCTAATTCCACTCTTCACTAATCGCTTAGTAGTAGTTGATGAAAATCAACTTGCGAAATAGGAAATAACTGATAACGCACGTGCACTGTGcaggacaaagaaaggaacgTGGAATGGAAACTTATATTGCATTGAAAATTGTAGCAGGCACcaacttcatcttcatcttcatgatGGGATGTATTTCTTTCTCTCTATAGTCTATATTAATGATATAATGAACaaattaacgtgattgtgacttgAAAACCACCAAGATCAACAACCAACTTTATCATTCACTTAACAATATATGGCCCTCCTATAATATTAATATCAAACAACAAACACTGCTAAAATATTATCTCGAGATTGAAAAAGGTGTCACGGTAACAAGATGATCGATGATTtacatgattgtgcaagctgagGGATTTTCTTCATAATACCCCCTGTTGCCACTGCCGTAACTGTCATACACAGGCCTCCCATAATAACCATCATACTGGATGTACGGGGATGGCCCCCCGCCATAACCACTATGGCACGACCCACATGCACGCCCATGGTAACAATCCATACAACACGCTTGAACAGGCGGTGGGTACCCTGGCACATAAGGAACCGGCTGCATATAAAGAGGAGAATGCTTCACTAGCTCCACCGGTGGTATAGACTTCTGGACCTCCTTGGGTGTGTCTGCCGGTTTAGATTTGTCGGCCTCTTTGGGTTTTTCTATGCCTTTAGGTTTGTCTGCAAGCTGTGGCTTGGGCTTCTCGGGCTCTTTGATCTCGATGCTTTTGATAACACTCCCACCTTTGTAGCAAATCTTGTCCCTTATCTTTTCAGGACTGCAGCATACCACTTTGATCACCACTTGGTTTTGCTTCTCGTCATATATCTGATCTTGTATTTCTCTTGTTCACAAACACACATTAATTTACTCAGTTTACATTTAATCAAAATTAATCTTATtttcccaaaaagaaaaaactttaaCTATGGTTTTTCATCAAATAACTATAGACGAATCAAGGAGAAGAGAGACTCACGAGGGAATTTACGAAGA carries:
- the LOC103446810 gene encoding protein PYRICULARIA ORYZAE RESISTANCE 21-like isoform X6, coding for MGEKEKVTIMVLKVDLQCHKCYKKVKKVLRKFPQIQDQIYDEKQNQVVIKVVCCSPEKIRDKICYKGGSVIKSIEIKEPEKPKPQLADKPKGIEKPKEADKSKPADTPKEVQKSIPPVELVKHSPLYMQPVPYVPGYPPPVQACCMDCYHGRACGSCHSGYGGGPSPYIQYDGYYGRPVYDSYGSGNRGYYEENPSACTIM